The Schistocerca gregaria isolate iqSchGreg1 chromosome 1, iqSchGreg1.2, whole genome shotgun sequence genome includes a window with the following:
- the LOC126335210 gene encoding cuticle protein 67-like: protein MAFKLFVLAAVLAVARAGYLSAPAAVSYAAPAVSYAAPAVAYAAPAAYAPAALTSQSSNILRSFGNLGQVSTYTKTIDTPYSSVTKSDVRVSNDAIAHVAAPALAYAAPAYHAPAYYHG, encoded by the coding sequence CTGTTCGTCCTCGCCGCCGTGCTGGCCGTGGCCCGCGCCGGCTACCTGTCCGCCCCCGCCGCCGtctcctacgccgcccccgccgtctcctacgccgcccccgcagtggcctacgccgcccccgccgcctacgCACCTGCTGCCCTCACCTCGCAGAGCTCCAACATCCTGAGGAGCTTCGGCAACCTGGGACAGGTGTCCACCTACACCAAGACCATCGACACGCCCTACTCCAGCGTCACCAAGTCCGACGTCCGCGTCAGTAACGACGCCATCGCGCACGTCGCCGCCCCCGCActggcctacgccgcccccgcctacCACGCCCCCGCCTACTACCACGGTTAA